The Candidatus Neomarinimicrobiota bacterium genome segment CCGGGTGATCTCAGTCAAGCCCCGGGTCACTAGCGCAGCCATGGTATTGTCGCCAAAGCCGAGCCCCACACAGATTCCGGCTGCGATGGCAATCACGTTTTTGATACTTCCTCCCAGCTCCACACCGATGATATCGCTGTTGGCGTACACCCGCATATAGTGGGTACTGAATATTCCCTGCAGCTCCCGGGCATAAGCCAGGTTAGTACTGGCAGCCACCAGGGCGGTGGGAACCTTACGCATTACCTCTTCGGCGTGACTGGGACCATAAATGGAAGCGATCCGGTCACCAGGTACCCCACCAGCTTCTGCAATCACTTCCGACATCCGTTTGAGAGTTCCCCTTTCGATGCCCTTACTGAGGTTGGCTACCCGGTGGTTACTGATAAGGTTGGCAGTCAGTTCCATAACCCGGCGTACTTCCTGAGAGGGTGTTGCCACCACCAGGATCTCACCTCGGGAAATAGCCTCGTTGATGTCAGCGCTTATCACGATGTCATCGGGCAGAATAAAGCCCTCAAGGTGGGGATGCCGGTGCGATTGGGCCAACGACCGG includes the following:
- a CDS encoding NAD(P)H-dependent glycerol-3-phosphate dehydrogenase translates to MAVSFTILGAGSWGTVMAAHLHDAGYPVTLWHYREEFTRSLAQSHRHPHLEGFILPDDIVISADINEAISRGEILVVATPSQEVRRVMELTANLISNHRVANLSKGIERGTLKRMSEVIAEAGGVPGDRIASIYGPSHAEEVMRKVPTALVAASTNLAYARELQGIFSTHYMRVYANSDIIGVELGGSIKNVIAIAAGICVGLGFGDNTMAALVTRGLTEITRLGVAMGADIHTFAGLSGVGDLAVTVYSRHSRNRRLGVEIGRGWKFEKVIDDMGMVAEGVYTAQSVMDLAGKLQVEMPICREVFQVLFKDKNPRQAIADLMTRDLRDETLP